A single Nostoc sp. PCC 7107 DNA region contains:
- the ctaD gene encoding cytochrome c oxidase subunit I: protein MTNVPIDSLNLPVGKPQHESPGGWKQYFSFSTDHKVIGIQYLVTSFFFFLVGGIFAMILRGELITPEADLVDRTVYNGMFTMHGTVMLFLWTFPSLVGFANYLVPLMIGARDMAFPRLNAVAFWMVPVVGILLMGSFFVPGGPAQAGWWAYPPVSLQNPTGNLINGQVLWLLAVAISGVSSIMGAVNFVTTIVKMRAPGMGFFRMPLFVWAVLSAQIIQLFGLPALTAGAVMLLLDLTVGTGFFNPANGGNPVMFQHYFWFYSHPAVYVIILPVFGIFSEIFPVYSRKPLFGYKVVAISSLLIAVVSAIVWVHHMYVSGTPAWMRLIFMVTTMFVSVPTGIKVFAWVATIWGGKLRLNTPMLFALGGLIMFVFAGITGIMLSSVPVDVHVNNTYFVVGHFHYVLFGTVTMGLYAAIYHWFPKMTGRMYYEGWGKLHFWLSFIGTNLNFLPMHPLGLQGMLRRVSSYAPEYEFWNIIASLGAFLLGMSTLPFIFNMVVSWMQGEKAPDNPWRAIGLEWLVSSPPPVENFEEIPVVISEPYGYGKSEPLVAEVNSHH from the coding sequence ATGACTAATGTCCCTATTGATAGTCTCAACCTCCCGGTTGGGAAACCTCAACATGAATCTCCAGGAGGCTGGAAACAATACTTCAGCTTTAGCACAGACCACAAAGTAATCGGTATTCAATACCTTGTTACTTCTTTCTTCTTCTTTCTCGTCGGCGGGATCTTTGCCATGATCTTGCGGGGAGAACTAATTACCCCCGAAGCCGACTTAGTTGACCGGACTGTATATAACGGTATGTTCACCATGCACGGCACTGTGATGCTGTTCTTGTGGACATTTCCCTCACTTGTTGGTTTTGCTAACTATCTCGTCCCCTTAATGATTGGGGCGCGAGATATGGCATTTCCCCGCCTCAACGCTGTCGCCTTTTGGATGGTGCCTGTAGTCGGGATTTTGCTTATGGGCAGTTTCTTCGTCCCTGGTGGCCCCGCCCAAGCCGGTTGGTGGGCATATCCGCCAGTCAGTCTCCAGAATCCCACAGGTAACTTGATTAACGGTCAAGTTTTATGGCTGTTGGCAGTCGCCATCTCTGGTGTCTCCTCAATTATGGGGGCTGTCAACTTTGTTACTACCATTGTCAAGATGCGTGCGCCCGGCATGGGCTTCTTTCGGATGCCTTTGTTTGTCTGGGCAGTACTCAGCGCTCAAATCATCCAATTGTTTGGCTTACCTGCACTGACAGCAGGTGCGGTAATGTTGTTACTTGACCTCACCGTGGGTACTGGCTTTTTTAACCCAGCCAATGGCGGAAATCCCGTCATGTTCCAGCATTACTTCTGGTTTTACTCCCACCCTGCGGTGTATGTGATCATTTTGCCTGTTTTCGGCATCTTCTCCGAAATCTTCCCTGTGTATTCTCGCAAACCTTTATTCGGCTACAAAGTAGTTGCGATTTCATCACTGTTAATTGCCGTAGTCAGCGCCATTGTCTGGGTACACCACATGTATGTCAGTGGTACTCCTGCTTGGATGCGGTTGATTTTCATGGTGACAACTATGTTTGTCTCTGTACCAACTGGCATTAAGGTATTTGCTTGGGTAGCAACCATTTGGGGCGGTAAGTTGCGGTTGAATACACCCATGTTATTTGCCTTGGGTGGATTAATTATGTTTGTCTTTGCTGGCATCACAGGGATTATGCTTTCTTCTGTACCTGTAGATGTTCACGTTAACAATACCTACTTTGTCGTAGGACACTTCCACTACGTTTTGTTTGGTACAGTGACAATGGGCTTGTATGCTGCCATTTATCACTGGTTCCCCAAAATGACTGGGCGGATGTACTACGAAGGTTGGGGTAAGTTACATTTCTGGTTATCATTCATCGGGACTAACCTCAACTTCTTACCTATGCACCCACTAGGTTTACAAGGGATGTTGCGTCGGGTTTCTTCCTATGCGCCAGAGTATGAATTCTGGAATATTATTGCGAGTCTTGGTGCATTTTTGTTAGGTATGTCTACCTTGCCCTTCATCTTCAACATGGTAGTTTCTTGGATGCAAGGTGAGAAAGCGCCTGATAATCCTTGGCGGGCAATTGGTTTAGAGTGGTTAGTTTCTTCACCACCACCTGTTGAGAATTTTGAGGAAATTCCGGTAGTTATCTCTGAACCTTATGGCTACGGCAAATCAGAACCGTTAGTTGCAGAAGTTAATAGTCATCATTAA
- a CDS encoding HIT family protein, which yields MQQQKNQFSHLTAIERTYLSFPAKFLLNQNLLRGKILDFGCGFGNDVKLLREKGCDITGYDPYYVPDYPHGQFDTIICFYVLNVLFSEEQANVLMEVSHLLKPGGKAYYVVRRNIKKQGFREHYVHKKPTYQCNVKLPFHSIYLDESREIYEYTHYNYQRNSSNNCIFCNPYRNLQLLTESATAYAIFDGYPVSKGHVLVIPKRHVSNYFELPFKEQSACWLMVNKVQAILKTEFAPDGFNVGMNINREAGQNILHASIHIIPRYKDDNMGVKSGIRNVIPKRK from the coding sequence ATGCAGCAACAAAAAAATCAATTCAGCCATCTCACAGCAATAGAAAGAACTTACCTATCATTTCCAGCAAAGTTTTTATTAAATCAAAACTTACTTCGGGGCAAAATATTAGATTTTGGCTGTGGTTTTGGTAATGATGTTAAATTGTTGCGCGAAAAAGGTTGTGATATTACAGGTTATGATCCTTATTATGTGCCTGATTACCCTCATGGGCAATTTGATACAATAATTTGCTTTTATGTTTTAAATGTATTATTTTCTGAAGAGCAAGCGAATGTTTTAATGGAAGTTTCTCATCTATTAAAACCAGGAGGTAAAGCTTATTATGTTGTAAGAAGAAATATTAAAAAACAAGGTTTTAGAGAGCATTATGTTCATAAAAAACCGACCTACCAATGTAATGTAAAGCTGCCATTCCATTCAATTTATTTGGATGAGAGCCGAGAGATATATGAATATACTCACTATAATTACCAACGCAATTCGTCTAATAACTGTATATTTTGTAATCCTTATAGAAATTTACAGCTATTAACTGAGTCAGCAACAGCTTATGCCATTTTTGATGGTTATCCTGTAAGTAAAGGTCATGTTTTAGTCATTCCTAAACGCCATGTGAGTAATTATTTTGAACTACCTTTTAAAGAGCAATCTGCTTGCTGGTTGATGGTGAACAAAGTTCAAGCAATTCTCAAAACAGAATTTGCACCTGATGGCTTTAATGTTGGCATGAATATAAATAGAGAAGCTGGACAAAATATTCTGCACGCTAGCATTCATATTATTCCTCGCTACAAAGATGATAACATGGGTGTTAAAAGTGGCATCAGGAATGTAATACCCAAAAGAAAATAA
- a CDS encoding DUF2231 domain-containing protein — protein MFDFFTSLNDHNLPYPDTLHPIVVHFVIAMVVFAFFCDLVGYFTGKARLFEVGWWNMFVATIAIFVAIIFGQFEAGLAQPYDVAKSVLNIHTLIGWSLSGIIAAITAWRYVIRSHNPQKLPIHYLAAGFILVAIVGVQVYFGDQLVWVYGLHTVPVVEAVKDGMLP, from the coding sequence ATGTTTGATTTTTTTACATCGTTGAACGACCATAATTTACCCTATCCAGATACGCTACACCCAATCGTTGTTCACTTTGTAATTGCGATGGTAGTGTTTGCATTTTTCTGTGACTTAGTAGGTTATTTTACTGGCAAAGCTCGCCTATTTGAGGTGGGTTGGTGGAATATGTTTGTTGCGACAATCGCCATTTTTGTAGCGATTATTTTTGGACAATTTGAAGCAGGTTTAGCCCAACCCTACGACGTAGCTAAATCAGTTTTAAATATCCATACACTGATTGGTTGGTCACTTTCTGGCATCATCGCGGCAATTACAGCATGGCGCTATGTAATTCGTTCGCACAATCCCCAAAAATTACCAATTCATTATTTAGCAGCCGGATTTATCTTAGTAGCAATTGTCGGTGTACAAGTATATTTCGGTGATCAATTGGTTTGGGTATATGGATTGCACACAGTACCAGTTGTTGAAGCAGTCAAGGATGGAATGCTGCCATGA
- a CDS encoding DUF2231 domain-containing protein, with protein sequence MNSDLINQLNVELGANGLPYTLPIHPNLVHLTIGLFIIGITFDIVGVLFPLQKWVFKFLAITVERANFFDVGWYNMFGSTIITFFTVAAGFYEMLLATPPTEIKSAWGLPAMQTMLWHGIGGVVLLALFVGMTMWRGWQRFVWSRNSDTEVHWSYLLAGIAIMFLMFLHGTLGAQLAAEFGVHNTADRLLKLGEDLNTMLK encoded by the coding sequence ATGAATTCAGACCTAATTAATCAATTGAACGTAGAATTGGGTGCTAACGGACTGCCTTACACTCTGCCGATTCACCCAAACTTAGTACATCTCACCATTGGTCTATTCATCATTGGTATTACCTTTGATATTGTGGGTGTTCTATTTCCTTTGCAAAAATGGGTATTCAAATTTTTGGCCATTACGGTTGAACGTGCCAACTTCTTTGATGTGGGTTGGTACAACATGTTTGGCTCAACCATTATTACCTTTTTTACTGTGGCTGCTGGCTTTTACGAAATGCTTTTAGCAACCCCACCCACGGAAATCAAAAGTGCTTGGGGCTTGCCAGCAATGCAAACAATGCTTTGGCATGGTATTGGTGGTGTCGTCTTACTCGCCCTGTTTGTTGGGATGACCATGTGGAGAGGATGGCAGCGTTTTGTATGGAGCAGAAATTCCGATACAGAAGTGCATTGGAGCTATTTGTTGGCTGGAATAGCAATTATGTTTTTGATGTTCCTCCACGGCACATTAGGAGCGCAACTAGCGGCCGAATTTGGTGTTCACAACACCGCAGATAGATTACTGAAATTAGGCGAAGACCTGAACACAATGCTCAAATAA
- a CDS encoding SufE family protein — MSSSLDSLPPALAKIVQRFQRASDPKRRYEQLIWYAQKLPEFPEADKLPENKVPGCVSQVYVTAALNEGKVFFQGESDSQLTKGLVALLIEGLNGLNPTEVVQLTPDFIQETGLNVSLTPSRANGFYNIFKTMQKKALECKLEQS; from the coding sequence ATGTCTTCCAGTTTAGATTCTTTACCACCTGCTCTCGCTAAAATCGTCCAGCGCTTTCAACGTGCTTCCGATCCTAAGCGGCGCTATGAACAACTCATCTGGTATGCACAGAAGCTTCCAGAGTTTCCAGAAGCTGACAAGCTACCAGAAAATAAAGTCCCTGGTTGCGTTTCTCAGGTTTATGTCACCGCAGCTTTAAATGAAGGGAAAGTTTTCTTTCAAGGAGAATCTGATTCTCAGTTAACTAAAGGATTAGTCGCGCTGTTAATTGAAGGTTTAAATGGGCTGAATCCCACAGAAGTTGTCCAATTAACACCCGATTTTATTCAAGAAACAGGTTTAAATGTCAGCTTGACACCTTCCCGCGCTAACGGGTTTTATAACATATTTAAAACTATGCAGAAAAAGGCGTTGGAATGCAAGTTGGAACAATCATAA
- a CDS encoding cytochrome c oxidase subunit II, translated as MKLPKILNILTLITGAIAVSITSMWIGKQAYSWLPPQAAAESHLIDDLISFLVTLGAFIFLGVTSTLMYSVIFHRAEKDDFSDGPHIEGNVTLEVVWTAIPIMLVLWIAGYSSQVYEQMGIQGPTQLVHLHNPVGMESAYAATKEAAMSEPVEKIDVIAKQWAWVFHYPEKNVTSTELHLPSDRRVRLALQSEDVLHGFYIPAFRLKQDIIPNHTIDFEFTPIRQGQYHLTDSQYSGTYFATMQANVVVESPEEYHKWLTKIATHKPFFAKNQAVNEYAETASEPVKNGWDTVVPAAPPLVNYSG; from the coding sequence ATGAAACTCCCCAAGATTTTAAACATATTAACCTTAATTACTGGTGCGATCGCTGTGAGCATCACCAGTATGTGGATAGGTAAACAAGCCTATTCTTGGCTACCTCCCCAAGCAGCGGCCGAATCTCATCTGATTGATGATTTGATCAGCTTTTTGGTGACATTAGGTGCATTTATTTTTCTTGGTGTTACCAGCACCTTAATGTACTCTGTGATTTTCCATCGCGCCGAAAAAGACGACTTCAGCGATGGCCCCCACATCGAAGGTAATGTCACCCTAGAAGTTGTTTGGACAGCCATTCCCATTATGTTAGTACTGTGGATTGCTGGCTATAGCTCCCAAGTTTACGAACAAATGGGAATTCAAGGCCCCACACAGCTAGTGCATTTGCATAATCCTGTGGGAATGGAATCAGCTTATGCAGCCACGAAAGAAGCTGCTATGAGCGAACCTGTAGAAAAAATTGATGTCATTGCCAAACAATGGGCGTGGGTATTCCATTACCCTGAGAAAAATGTTACCAGTACCGAATTGCATTTACCAAGCGATCGCCGTGTGCGTTTAGCACTGCAATCAGAAGATGTACTGCACGGCTTTTACATCCCCGCATTCCGCCTCAAACAAGACATCATTCCCAACCACACTATCGACTTTGAATTTACCCCCATTCGTCAGGGGCAATATCACCTCACCGACTCTCAATATAGCGGCACCTACTTTGCCACTATGCAGGCAAATGTAGTTGTGGAATCCCCCGAAGAATATCACAAATGGCTAACGAAAATCGCCACACATAAACCCTTCTTCGCCAAGAACCAAGCTGTTAATGAATACGCCGAAACAGCTAGTGAACCAGTAAAAAATGGCTGGGATACAGTTGTCCCCGCGGCTCCTCCTCTGGTCAATTATTCCGGTTGA
- a CDS encoding heme-copper oxidase subunit III, which translates to MDSYIVPEELENHSHPAGEHGHDEEGNKMFGFIVFLLSESVIFLSFFAGYIVYKLTTPNWLPPGVEGLEVREPAINTVVLVASSFVIYLAERALQRHNLWGFRLFLLATMAMGSYFLVGQAIEWSNLAFGFTTGTFGGMFYLLTGFHGLHVLTGILLQLMIFIRSFIPGNYESGHFGVNSTSLFWHFVDVIWIVLFVLLYIWQ; encoded by the coding sequence ATGGACAGCTATATCGTTCCTGAAGAGTTGGAAAATCACTCTCATCCTGCTGGTGAGCATGGACATGACGAAGAAGGCAATAAAATGTTTGGTTTTATTGTTTTCTTATTGTCGGAAAGTGTGATTTTCTTGAGTTTTTTCGCTGGCTATATTGTTTACAAGCTAACAACTCCTAACTGGCTGCCGCCTGGTGTTGAAGGTTTAGAAGTTAGAGAGCCTGCCATTAATACTGTTGTGCTGGTTGCTAGTAGCTTTGTGATTTATTTGGCAGAACGCGCTCTACAACGTCATAATTTATGGGGTTTTCGCCTGTTTCTTTTGGCAACAATGGCGATGGGCAGTTATTTCTTAGTAGGACAGGCGATTGAATGGAGTAACTTGGCTTTTGGCTTCACAACTGGCACCTTTGGCGGGATGTTTTACCTGTTAACTGGTTTTCACGGTTTACACGTTTTGACAGGTATCTTGTTACAGTTGATGATTTTTATCCGTTCTTTCATTCCTGGCAATTACGAATCTGGTCACTTTGGAGTTAATTCTACTTCCCTGTTTTGGCACTTTGTTGATGTGATCTGGATTGTGTTGTTTGTTCTACTCTACATTTGGCAATAA
- a CDS encoding peptidoglycan DD-metalloendopeptidase family protein produces the protein MKRALKKRVKAVLKNTPSSDGVPNEQLNVVNSKINRRVSTQAAMIGLAISVGATSLLVTRQSDQAQAAAPVGSQKVASNLPAAPDTEVKFVPTKLETKLVSAATMAENAVIMEPTAISQLPGLEAKLQVAASGMSVLVPAPEDNSQTAANTNAINQSQLAKDGEAKEILNANDVAANQIPTTGSETTIARDEVNAKLKAQQEFALYHLQEKSHRLRASLAELRSGESKNLAKNTALAQETTVAEKLSPTIINKEVAQQLPALVDEDKTKFFPETKQIKSPSEQRQPLATTSAPATPQMVSPANNDTAYEVKPGDTLAAIASRYNTTIAELAKLNNISNPNQLKISQKLILPSANGNRNGSISIPVAVNPSVVQFTNNSPVAGVPINTASSNPNVSLAPVSPVFINNNAVKPTTTVTKNNQTQTNTANANTYGVGGDTPVPKVFAELQSGSQTAQKVARGRNNERLQSLQAEIQRLQQKYRAQESGNVVAQASTDTDKNSVAIPIPVAIPNNLAVTKPVSGNKNFAVPIPVPTPILPSYSAQPVKPEFRAARTTNEPINPEFLPNQARVAVPPIGVNAADSPRRMRGTQVSPQLPPLAAVDQYLPKPVDETIPPPSNSSVAYIWPAKGVFTSGYGWRWGRMHKGIDVANATGTPVYASADGVIEKAGWNKGGYGNLVDIRHPDGSLTRYGHNSKILVRAGQQVRQGETIALMGSTGFSTGPHTHFEIHASGKGAVNPIAFLPQQNRI, from the coding sequence TTGAAACGAGCATTGAAAAAAAGAGTAAAAGCTGTGCTGAAAAATACCCCCAGCAGTGATGGTGTCCCGAACGAACAGTTAAATGTGGTGAATTCCAAGATCAATCGTCGGGTTAGCACACAAGCCGCCATGATTGGCTTGGCTATCTCAGTCGGAGCAACTAGTCTTTTAGTGACTCGACAAAGCGATCAAGCCCAAGCAGCAGCACCTGTAGGTAGCCAAAAAGTCGCCTCAAATCTTCCTGCTGCGCCTGACACTGAGGTGAAATTCGTTCCCACAAAGCTAGAGACAAAACTTGTCTCTGCTGCGACTATGGCAGAAAATGCTGTCATTATGGAACCAACAGCAATTTCACAATTGCCTGGGCTTGAAGCTAAATTGCAAGTTGCGGCAAGTGGAATGTCTGTGCTAGTTCCAGCACCAGAGGATAATTCCCAAACAGCAGCAAACACAAATGCCATCAACCAGTCGCAATTAGCCAAGGATGGAGAGGCAAAGGAAATCCTGAATGCAAATGATGTAGCCGCCAACCAAATACCAACAACAGGTAGCGAAACTACTATTGCCAGAGATGAAGTTAACGCTAAATTAAAAGCACAGCAAGAATTTGCGCTATATCATTTACAAGAAAAATCTCACCGTTTAAGAGCAAGTCTGGCGGAGTTGCGGTCTGGGGAATCGAAAAACTTAGCCAAAAATACTGCATTGGCTCAGGAGACAACTGTAGCAGAAAAATTGTCACCTACTATTATCAATAAAGAGGTAGCACAACAGTTGCCTGCTTTGGTCGATGAAGACAAAACAAAGTTCTTTCCAGAAACTAAGCAGATAAAATCTCCTAGCGAGCAGAGACAACCACTAGCAACAACATCTGCACCTGCCACACCACAGATGGTGTCACCAGCAAACAATGATACAGCTTACGAAGTTAAGCCTGGAGACACCTTAGCAGCGATCGCCAGCCGGTACAACACCACTATTGCAGAATTAGCGAAACTCAACAATATTAGCAATCCCAACCAGCTGAAAATTAGTCAGAAGCTGATTCTGCCATCTGCTAATGGAAACCGCAATGGATCAATCTCAATACCTGTAGCAGTTAATCCATCTGTTGTACAGTTTACCAATAATTCCCCAGTAGCTGGGGTACCTATTAACACTGCCAGCAGTAACCCCAATGTATCCTTAGCACCAGTTTCACCAGTTTTTATTAATAATAATGCTGTAAAGCCCACCACCACAGTCACAAAAAACAACCAAACACAAACAAATACTGCTAACGCTAATACTTACGGTGTAGGTGGTGACACGCCCGTACCCAAAGTATTCGCCGAACTACAGTCAGGAAGCCAAACTGCCCAAAAGGTAGCCAGAGGCAGAAATAACGAGCGTCTACAGAGTTTACAGGCGGAAATTCAAAGACTACAGCAGAAATATCGCGCTCAAGAGTCTGGCAATGTAGTTGCACAAGCAAGTACAGATACTGACAAAAACAGCGTGGCGATCCCAATTCCTGTAGCTATTCCTAATAACTTGGCTGTTACCAAGCCTGTATCAGGAAACAAGAATTTTGCAGTGCCTATTCCTGTTCCGACACCAATCTTACCAAGCTACAGCGCTCAACCAGTTAAGCCTGAATTTCGTGCGGCTCGCACTACAAACGAGCCAATTAATCCAGAGTTTCTGCCTAACCAGGCTAGAGTAGCAGTACCACCAATTGGGGTCAACGCTGCTGATTCTCCCAGAAGAATGCGGGGAACTCAGGTATCGCCACAATTACCACCTTTGGCAGCGGTAGATCAATACTTACCTAAACCAGTTGATGAGACTATTCCTCCACCTTCCAACTCATCTGTAGCTTATATTTGGCCAGCAAAAGGTGTATTTACCTCTGGTTATGGTTGGCGTTGGGGAAGAATGCACAAAGGTATCGACGTTGCTAACGCCACTGGTACACCAGTTTACGCATCGGCTGATGGTGTAATTGAAAAGGCTGGCTGGAATAAAGGTGGTTACGGTAATCTCGTTGATATTCGCCACCCTGACGGCAGTCTGACTCGTTATGGTCATAACAGCAAGATTTTGGTACGTGCAGGTCAACAAGTGCGTCAAGGCGAAACCATTGCTTTAATGGGCAGTACTGGTTTCAGCACTGGGCCGCACACCCACTTTGAAATCCATGCTTCAGGTAAGGGCGCAGTTAATCCAATTGCCTTTCTACCACAACAAAACCGCATATAA
- the gshA gene encoding glutamate--cysteine ligase produces the protein MVLSKGFEIEMYTGTPQGEIVGLSDRIVADLDGFMREPDSRNVEYITKPSTSYENLLCALLYPRRELRKYLQRLGDYTLIPGSTLSLSGGDRFFRSDPTNPYHDYIEQSYGTNVVTASVHINIGISDPEVLMQACRLIRLEAPLFLALSASSPFFNGKTTGYHSTRWGVFPQTPAYVPLFTSHAHHIQWVEEQLVAGTMQNVRHLWVSVRPNGDRRPYDLNRLELRICDLVTDPIALLAITALLEARLLQVINNPDLDPLTNSSFSPEELIALTTNNEIAAASASLDAQMQHWQDGRTILARDWIAELYQEVWAIAKQQGFSCFLSPLHKILREGNEAQQWLQLHSVGFDSQRVITQAIVATQEREMELENKLCSSLLA, from the coding sequence GTGGTGCTATCAAAAGGCTTTGAAATCGAGATGTATACTGGCACACCTCAAGGTGAAATTGTTGGTCTCTCTGATAGGATTGTTGCAGATTTGGACGGCTTTATGCGGGAACCAGACAGCCGCAACGTGGAATATATAACGAAGCCATCCACAAGTTACGAAAATCTCTTATGTGCTTTACTATATCCCCGCCGTGAGTTAAGAAAGTACCTCCAGCGTTTGGGGGACTACACTTTAATACCCGGAAGTACTTTGTCTTTGAGTGGGGGCGATCGCTTCTTTCGTTCTGATCCAACCAATCCTTATCATGACTATATTGAACAGAGCTACGGCACAAATGTAGTTACCGCCAGTGTGCATATCAATATAGGTATTAGCGACCCAGAAGTATTAATGCAGGCTTGTCGGCTCATCCGCTTAGAAGCACCACTGTTCCTCGCTCTCAGCGCTTCATCGCCGTTTTTTAATGGCAAAACCACTGGCTATCACTCTACACGTTGGGGTGTCTTTCCCCAAACTCCCGCTTACGTGCCGTTATTTACTAGCCACGCCCATCATATTCAGTGGGTAGAAGAGCAGTTAGTGGCGGGGACAATGCAAAATGTGCGCCATTTATGGGTATCGGTACGACCTAATGGCGATCGCCGTCCTTATGATCTCAATCGCTTAGAACTGCGAATTTGCGATTTAGTCACAGATCCCATTGCTTTACTCGCAATTACCGCACTGTTAGAAGCGCGTTTGTTGCAGGTAATCAATAATCCCGATTTAGACCCCTTAACTAACAGTAGCTTCTCCCCAGAAGAATTAATCGCTCTGACCACTAACAATGAAATAGCAGCCGCTAGTGCAAGTCTTGATGCTCAGATGCAACATTGGCAAGATGGCAGAACCATTTTAGCTAGAGATTGGATTGCAGAATTATATCAAGAAGTTTGGGCGATCGCTAAACAACAAGGCTTTAGTTGTTTCCTTTCCCCATTGCATAAAATTCTGCGTGAAGGTAACGAAGCTCAACAGTGGTTACAACTACACAGTGTCGGTTTTGACTCTCAGCGTGTTATTACCCAAGCGATTGTGGCGACACAAGAACGAGAAATGGAATTAGAAAACAAATTGTGTTCATCCTTGCTGGCTTAA
- a CDS encoding tRNA (cytidine(34)-2'-O)-methyltransferase, whose amino-acid sequence MPQVVLVNPQIPPNTGNIARTCAATGTELHLVGPLGFEISDRYLKRAGLDYWPYVKLHEHESLAAFKSLHQQRGGRCLGFSVRGSFNYTQFQFKPNDWLLFGSETTGLSPEALLICDTTLYIPMFQPEVRSLNLSVSVAIGLFEARRQLGYLM is encoded by the coding sequence ATGCCCCAGGTAGTTTTAGTAAATCCGCAAATTCCCCCTAATACAGGCAATATAGCCCGTACTTGCGCTGCGACAGGAACAGAACTACATTTAGTGGGGCCTTTAGGATTTGAAATTAGCGATCGCTACCTTAAAAGGGCTGGATTAGATTACTGGCCTTATGTCAAACTCCATGAGCATGAGTCACTTGCAGCCTTTAAAAGCTTACATCAGCAGAGAGGCGGTAGATGTTTAGGTTTCTCTGTGAGAGGAAGTTTTAATTACACTCAATTTCAGTTTAAACCTAATGATTGGCTCCTGTTTGGTAGCGAGACTACTGGCTTATCACCAGAGGCGTTATTAATTTGTGATACAACCTTGTACATTCCCATGTTTCAACCAGAGGTTCGTAGCCTCAATCTTTCTGTCAGTGTTGCCATAGGCTTGTTTGAAGCTCGGCGACAACTAGGTTATTTAATGTAG